Proteins found in one Streptomyces sp. CB09001 genomic segment:
- a CDS encoding DUF5719 family protein, translating to MKRTTLSLIACATALAAVTGFAAVSAPDGSGTDTAAPAARLPVERTSLLCPAPSTSDLAETAYTSFTPVTKGADEKGGAELATAESAEDAGKDQKDQKDQKDQKDQKDEKPVVQPKAPGTPVAGEATGADTPALIGTAEGGSAPGWTVQQTTEVAAGTGRGLQGVNCTAPDTEFWFPGASTATGRTDYVHLTNPDDSAAVVDIELYGKDGALKSTVGEGVTVPPHGSESLLLATLSDVKQTDLTVHVGVRSGRLGAAVQALDDKTGGDWLTAAADPAGDLVLPGIPKDATAVRLVLFTPGGTDADLKVRLASPSGLITPAGHETVHVKAGMTTGVDLGEVTRGEAGSLVLTPTDRSVPVVAAVRVVRGKGDEQESAFIPAADPVGARATVADNRAKSTTLALSAPGKAAKVKVTASAGTEGGTTATKTYTVGAGTTQNVDAPVPAGLKGSYALTVETVSGGPVHASRTLTGSDDDVAAFTVQTLPDDRGTVSVPNADEDLSVLQK from the coding sequence GTGAAGCGCACGACCCTGTCCCTGATCGCCTGTGCGACGGCGCTCGCCGCGGTCACCGGTTTCGCGGCGGTGTCCGCCCCGGACGGCTCCGGCACGGACACGGCGGCACCGGCCGCCCGGCTGCCCGTGGAGCGCACCAGCCTGCTGTGCCCGGCGCCCAGCACCTCCGACCTCGCCGAGACCGCGTACACGTCCTTCACCCCCGTCACGAAGGGCGCGGACGAGAAGGGCGGCGCGGAACTCGCGACGGCGGAGTCGGCCGAGGACGCCGGGAAGGACCAGAAGGACCAGAAGGACCAGAAGGACCAGAAGGACCAGAAGGACGAGAAGCCGGTAGTCCAGCCCAAGGCGCCCGGCACCCCCGTCGCGGGGGAGGCCACCGGCGCCGACACCCCCGCGCTCATCGGCACCGCCGAGGGAGGCAGCGCGCCCGGCTGGACGGTCCAGCAGACGACGGAGGTCGCCGCCGGGACCGGCCGGGGCCTGCAGGGCGTCAACTGCACCGCTCCGGACACGGAGTTCTGGTTCCCGGGCGCCAGCACGGCGACCGGCCGCACCGACTACGTGCACCTGACGAACCCCGACGACTCGGCGGCCGTCGTCGACATCGAGCTGTACGGCAAGGACGGAGCCCTGAAGTCCACGGTGGGGGAGGGCGTCACGGTGCCACCGCACGGCAGTGAGTCCCTCCTGCTGGCCACGCTCAGCGACGTGAAGCAGACCGACCTGACCGTGCACGTCGGCGTGCGCAGCGGACGGCTCGGCGCCGCGGTGCAGGCCCTGGACGACAAGACCGGCGGCGACTGGCTGACCGCGGCCGCGGACCCGGCCGGCGACCTCGTGCTGCCGGGCATCCCGAAGGACGCCACCGCCGTCCGCCTGGTGCTGTTCACACCCGGCGGCACCGACGCCGACCTGAAGGTGCGGCTCGCCTCGCCGTCCGGTCTGATCACACCGGCCGGCCATGAGACGGTGCACGTCAAGGCCGGTATGACGACCGGCGTCGACCTCGGCGAGGTCACCCGCGGCGAGGCGGGTTCGCTGGTGCTGACCCCGACGGACCGGTCCGTTCCGGTCGTGGCCGCGGTCCGGGTCGTGCGGGGCAAGGGCGACGAGCAGGAGTCCGCGTTCATCCCGGCCGCCGACCCGGTCGGTGCGCGCGCGACCGTCGCGGACAACCGCGCCAAGAGCACCACCCTGGCCCTCTCCGCGCCCGGGAAGGCGGCGAAGGTCAAGGTCACGGCGTCGGCGGGCACCGAGGGCGGCACGACGGCGACCAAGACGTACACGGTCGGGGCGGGCACGACCCAGAACGTCGACGCACCGGTTCCCGCCGGACTCAAGGGCTCCTACGCGCTGACCGTCGAG
- a CDS encoding glycosyltransferase, with protein MSVQSHTAAQQDLAATPEFPRHVVTAVLVAHDGARWLPDALAGLLGQERPVQYAVAADTGSADDSSRLVAEALGDDRVLHLARRTGFGQAVEEAARIAPVLTPEDLPYLRRPSGWDPVTRSWRDDAYDMPELPHGEPVQWLWLLHDDCAPEPEALAQLLRVVDTEYELGRDDVAVVGPKLRGWYDRRQLLEVGVSIANSGRRWTGLDRREQDQGQHDHVKTVLSVSTAGMLIRRDVFERLGGFDRRLPLMRDDVDLCWRAHAAGLRVLVAPEAVVRHAEAASRERRAVDCAGRTTASPHKVDKAGAVHTLLVNVRTAVLPWVLLRVVLGTLLRTVAYLVGKVPGQALDEIRGLLGVLLRPERIIAGRRERGRPQVEKDELRPLFPPPGATVRATVEQVAGDLFGSSDAEAAAGAGRHGGGIESGPGGDDADFLEIEQFARLKRIARKPGPVLFLVLLLVSLAACRALLGGGALAGGALLPAPAGAGELWSRYADAWHTVGTGGTASAPPYLAIVATVASLLLGSTGLAVTLLMVCSVPLAGATAYFASRPLVPSRLLRAWAAVAYAFLPAATGALAGGRIGTAVLAVLLPLIARAGVAAAGLSGSSGARGSWRATWAYALLLTVTTAFTPVVWPVALVLGIGVLALRRGEITAYGPRFLAQLGTPLLLLAPWSLSLLPFGFFDEAGLEYGSSAASALDLLGASPGGPGTVGGLLLLGIVLAALAALLRSERQLGVRTAWAVALVALVFSVLSNRSGWAGPATLVYGIALLSAATLGADGARFRVAEQSFGWRQPVAALIALASALGPLIAAAGWMFGGADGPVERRDPVQVPAFVAEESHTRDQARTLVLDSDSAAHVGYMLVRGSGARLGDGELASGDGGNSTLDKVVANLVAGSGADQADQLGGFAVRYVLVHKGAPREVTRVLDATPGLSRLSQQDGSGLWRVDQEVARATIVTGDKAGAGKSGGGEPEPVAAGPVEIHTDIEAGTEGRVLRLADTAAEGWTATLDGKPLARTTVDGWAQGFELPASGGRLDVTYDDPFTHTAWLWAQGLLAVVLVVLALPGRRRDVDDDLPDEPLVPAQPVDGEGRRARRLRAQAEAEAEAGAGSEAEPGHGAAGDAAEVPEPPLQAPVPVPQQQAYGEWDATGYTGAGYGSYDGGYGGEQYQGAQQYDPGAYGQQPYQAADPYQADAYQGGHGSQGDQGAQYGSGQYDPYAYGDPTQAQEGGYDPAYDQTYGQGGYDTTYDPSQQPQQPQQPQQPHGTGSERPDGSQQ; from the coding sequence ATGTCCGTGCAGAGTCACACGGCAGCCCAGCAAGACCTGGCTGCCACACCTGAGTTCCCGCGTCACGTGGTGACCGCGGTCCTCGTCGCCCACGACGGAGCCCGCTGGCTGCCCGACGCGCTCGCCGGGCTGCTGGGCCAGGAGCGCCCCGTCCAGTACGCCGTGGCCGCCGACACCGGCAGCGCCGACGACTCCTCCCGGCTGGTCGCCGAAGCGCTCGGCGACGACCGCGTGCTCCACCTCGCCCGGCGCACCGGCTTCGGCCAGGCCGTCGAGGAGGCCGCCCGCATCGCCCCCGTCCTCACCCCCGAGGACCTGCCGTACCTGAGGCGGCCCAGCGGCTGGGACCCCGTCACCCGTTCCTGGCGCGACGACGCCTACGACATGCCGGAGCTTCCCCACGGAGAGCCCGTCCAGTGGCTGTGGCTGCTGCACGACGACTGCGCCCCCGAACCCGAGGCCCTCGCCCAGCTGCTGCGCGTCGTGGACACCGAGTACGAACTCGGCCGCGACGACGTCGCCGTCGTCGGCCCCAAACTGCGCGGCTGGTACGACCGCAGGCAGTTGCTGGAGGTCGGCGTCTCCATCGCCAACTCCGGCCGCCGCTGGACCGGCCTGGACCGTCGCGAACAGGACCAGGGGCAGCACGACCACGTCAAAACCGTGCTGTCGGTGTCCACCGCCGGCATGCTGATCCGGCGCGACGTCTTCGAGCGGCTCGGCGGATTCGACCGCCGGCTGCCCCTGATGCGCGACGACGTCGACCTGTGCTGGCGCGCGCACGCCGCCGGACTGCGCGTCCTCGTCGCTCCCGAGGCGGTCGTCCGTCACGCCGAGGCGGCCTCACGCGAACGCCGCGCCGTCGACTGCGCCGGCCGCACCACCGCCTCACCGCACAAGGTGGACAAGGCCGGCGCCGTCCACACCCTCCTGGTCAACGTCCGCACCGCCGTCCTGCCGTGGGTGCTGCTGCGCGTCGTCCTCGGCACGCTGCTGCGCACCGTCGCCTACCTCGTCGGCAAGGTCCCCGGTCAGGCCCTCGACGAGATCCGGGGCCTGCTCGGCGTCCTGCTGCGGCCCGAGCGGATCATCGCGGGCCGGCGCGAACGCGGCCGCCCGCAGGTCGAGAAGGACGAACTGCGGCCCCTGTTCCCGCCCCCGGGCGCGACCGTCCGGGCCACCGTCGAGCAGGTCGCGGGCGACCTCTTCGGCAGCTCCGACGCCGAGGCCGCCGCGGGCGCCGGACGGCACGGCGGCGGCATCGAGTCCGGACCGGGCGGCGACGACGCCGACTTCCTGGAGATCGAGCAGTTCGCCCGCCTCAAGCGCATCGCCCGCAAGCCGGGGCCGGTGCTCTTCCTGGTGCTGCTGCTCGTCTCGCTGGCCGCCTGCCGGGCGCTCCTCGGCGGCGGCGCCCTGGCGGGCGGCGCGCTGCTGCCCGCACCGGCCGGCGCCGGTGAGCTGTGGTCGCGGTACGCGGACGCCTGGCACACGGTCGGCACCGGCGGCACCGCCTCCGCACCGCCCTACCTGGCGATCGTCGCCACCGTCGCGTCGCTGCTGCTCGGCTCCACCGGACTCGCCGTCACCCTGCTGATGGTCTGCTCGGTGCCCCTGGCCGGTGCCACCGCGTACTTCGCCTCCCGCCCGCTGGTCCCGTCCCGGCTGCTGCGCGCCTGGGCCGCGGTCGCCTACGCCTTCCTGCCCGCCGCCACCGGCGCGCTCGCCGGCGGCCGCATCGGCACCGCCGTCCTCGCCGTACTGCTGCCGCTCATCGCGCGCGCGGGCGTCGCGGCGGCCGGCCTGTCGGGCTCCTCCGGCGCCCGCGGCAGCTGGCGTGCCACCTGGGCGTACGCCCTGCTCCTCACCGTCACCACCGCCTTCACGCCCGTCGTGTGGCCCGTCGCGCTGGTCCTCGGCATCGGGGTGCTCGCCCTGCGGCGCGGCGAGATCACGGCGTACGGGCCGCGCTTCCTCGCCCAGCTCGGCACCCCGCTGCTGCTGCTCGCCCCCTGGTCGCTGTCGCTGCTGCCGTTCGGCTTCTTCGACGAGGCCGGGCTCGAGTACGGCTCCTCGGCCGCCTCCGCCCTCGACCTGCTCGGCGCCAGCCCCGGCGGTCCCGGCACGGTGGGCGGGCTGCTCCTCCTCGGCATCGTGCTGGCCGCGCTGGCCGCCCTGCTGCGCTCCGAGCGGCAGTTGGGCGTCCGTACCGCCTGGGCCGTTGCCCTGGTCGCCCTGGTCTTCTCGGTGCTCTCCAACCGCTCCGGCTGGGCCGGCCCCGCCACCCTCGTCTACGGCATCGCCCTGCTGTCCGCCGCGACACTCGGCGCCGACGGGGCCCGCTTCCGCGTGGCCGAGCAGAGCTTCGGCTGGCGCCAGCCGGTCGCCGCCCTGATCGCCCTCGCTTCGGCCCTCGGCCCGCTGATCGCCGCCGCCGGCTGGATGTTCGGCGGCGCCGACGGCCCCGTGGAGCGCCGCGATCCCGTGCAGGTGCCCGCGTTCGTCGCCGAGGAGAGCCACACCCGCGACCAGGCCCGCACCCTCGTCCTCGACAGCGACTCCGCCGCGCACGTGGGCTACATGCTGGTCCGCGGCTCCGGCGCCCGCCTCGGCGACGGCGAACTGGCCTCCGGCGACGGTGGCAACAGCACGCTGGACAAGGTCGTCGCCAACCTGGTGGCCGGCTCCGGCGCCGACCAGGCCGACCAACTCGGCGGGTTCGCGGTGCGCTACGTGCTCGTGCACAAGGGCGCCCCCCGCGAGGTCACCCGCGTCCTGGACGCCACGCCCGGACTGAGCAGGCTCAGCCAGCAGGACGGCAGCGGACTGTGGCGGGTGGACCAGGAGGTCGCGCGCGCGACCATCGTGACCGGCGACAAGGCCGGCGCCGGGAAGTCCGGTGGCGGCGAGCCCGAGCCCGTGGCGGCCGGACCTGTGGAGATCCACACCGACATCGAGGCGGGCACCGAGGGCCGGGTACTGCGCCTCGCCGACACCGCCGCCGAGGGCTGGACGGCCACCCTGGACGGCAAGCCGCTGGCCCGCACCACGGTCGACGGCTGGGCCCAGGGCTTCGAACTCCCCGCCTCCGGCGGCCGGCTGGACGTCACCTACGACGACCCGTTCACGCACACGGCCTGGCTGTGGGCCCAGGGACTCCTCGCCGTCGTCCTGGTCGTCCTCGCCCTGCCCGGCAGGCGCCGCGACGTCGACGACGACCTGCCCGACGAGCCGCTCGTCCCCGCCCAGCCCGTCGACGGCGAAGGGCGCCGGGCCCGGCGACTGCGCGCCCAGGCCGAGGCCGAAGCGGAGGCCGGGGCAGGCTCGGAGGCGGAGCCGGGCCACGGAGCGGCGGGTGACGCCGCCGAGGTGCCCGAGCCACCGCTCCAGGCCCCCGTGCCGGTCCCGCAACAGCAGGCGTACGGCGAATGGGACGCGACGGGGTACACCGGCGCCGGGTACGGCTCCTACGACGGTGGCTACGGCGGTGAGCAGTACCAGGGCGCCCAGCAGTACGACCCGGGCGCGTACGGACAGCAGCCGTACCAGGCGGCGGACCCGTACCAGGCGGACGCCTACCAGGGCGGTCACGGCAGCCAGGGCGACCAGGGCGCGCAGTACGGGTCGGGGCAGTACGACCCCTACGCCTACGGCGACCCGACGCAGGCTCAGGAGGGCGGCTACGACCCCGCCTACGACCAGACGTACGGACAGGGCGGATACGACACGACGTACGACCCTTCCCAGCAGCCCCAGCAGCCCCAGCAGCCCCAGCAGCCCCACGGCACGGGCAGTGAGCGTCCCGACGGGAGCCAGCAGTGA